TACCAAATTACGGAGAGGTTAAAAAGGTCCATACCCTGAGTTCCATAAGTATAGTTCAGTGGTTCTTAGTCATCACTCACATTTCCTTGGCTTCCTTCAGCCAGGCAGcccaatgaaaatataaaatataaaattttgtatCATTTGTTTTACAATAACTGAAATCATCTTCTTTTCCTATAAGATAAGAAACACTAGTGTCTAAGTGGGATACCTGCTCTACTTCTAGTAGAACATACAAGATGAACTTCGAATTACATTGCAGGAGATCTGCTGTTGAACCTATTGAAATGTACTTCTCAATTGCCTGAATGAAGCGCAAGATAAAGTATCATAGCATATCTAACCTAGGCAATTGTAATGAACCATATAAAGAGTTTTACATGAACATCCCCTGCCAGAAAATGTGTTTCTTTCTCCAAATTGGTAGTCTCACATCACTAAAGGTTCAATATGTAATGTACTTTGTAATTTCCATTGTGTAGAAGAAAGTAATTTCACATTGCTCAGCAGTCAGCAGCTTAGTGATCAAAACAGATTTACTATCTTGACTTTCTCAAATTATGAAAGATTACATGCAAGCCTTTCTGCTGCTTAATCCCCTCCTGATGGTCTATGAGGTCTTTATCAGGCCAATTCAGCATATCATCACAACCAATCCAGAATTAGACTTTGCTGAAGAGAGTTGGGAGCAAGAGGCACTCATGGAATTATTAACCATTTATCTAACTTCTGTGAGTCTTAACTCTTGGTCTGTAAAATCTATAAGACTGAGTCAAGagcaaaatactataaatattctCTTAGGAATTTCCAATGGAAGTGATTAAAGTGTATCAAAACTTAATGGCATAATGTACATGCCAAATGATACAGCTTTTTCTAATTTCTAAATAAATGGAGCCACATTTGTACTACTATAAGCATATATCATATGGGCACTAGTACACTGGTGCACGTCCTGTTCAATTAGTCCTTGACATTTCACCAATAGTCACCACATGAGCAACTGCCCCCTTCAAAATGATGAAACCTATAAGGATCACGTAGTACAATTGTTCGGCCAGCAATCCTCGAGACAAATTTCATCCAGGTATGGCAGTCATGACATACACGAAGGTTCTTCATCACACGGAGGGGTATCTCAGGAGATAAACTTATTAGTCCAAAAGCAACAGCAAGCTTCTCACTGTGGATGTAGGCACTGGGGTCCTTCTGTTCTTGCTCCATATCGTGCAAGAGATAATACTTATCTTGCTTGTACCCAATTTCAACTGCCCTGTTGTTCAACTCTTCCAAGAACTTGTAGATTGCATCTGCCTGTGCATGCAACCTATCTCCAACAAAAAATGGATGAACTACATTCTTTACTTCGATCCAACTACGACCAGGCTCCTTCTTAACCCCTCTATCTTTCATCATCTGCCTCACCTGATCCCTGTTATCCCATTTCCTAGACACTGCATATATGTTTGATAGGAGAACATAACTAGCTGAGTCATCTGGCTCCAAATCCAGAAGATGCTTAGCTGCAAGTTCTCCAATTTCAACATTCTTGTTAACTGTACAAGCACTAAGTAGGGTTCTCCAAACCATACTATCTGGGGCAATTGGCATTTCCTCAATGAACTCTCTAGCACGATTCAACCACCCACCTCTTCCAAGAATATCCACAACGCAAGCGTAGTGATCTGGCCTTGGAAGGAGACCATACTCCTCCCTCATAGATCTGAAGTAGTCAAGACCTTCATCAACCAAACCTACATGACTACAGGCAGCTAAAACACCTATGAAGGTGACATGATTCGGTTTGAACTTCTCTTGCTTCATCTGCTCAAAAAGCTTTAAAGCATCCCGGCCATGTCCATGTTGGGAATAACCTGTAATCATGGCATTCCATGACACCTCATTCCTCTCAGGCATTCCAAAGAATTCAATCTTTGCATCTTCAATGCAACCACATTTAGCATAAAGTGAAACTAGTGCATTACCGGCCTCTATCTCAGAATCATAACCAGTTTTTATAATCCTTGCATGAATCTGCTTGCCTTGTTTGATATCGGCCATGTTAGCAGCAGCACTTAGTGCAGATCCAAATGTAAATAAGTTTGCTTCAATACCAGATTTGTCCATAAGCTCAAAAACCTTTAAAGCTTCCTCGCAGTTCCCACTCTGTGCAAATCCTGATATCAGTCCATTCCAGGATATCTCATCTTTAACCTCGACAATCTTGAACACAGAATATGCATCCATGATCCTACCGCATCTAGCATATAGGTTGATGAGAGAATTTCCTATTGATATATCTGTCGCATAGCCACTGATGCATGATTGAGCATGGATCTGCAACCCCTGTTTGATTGCTCTGATTCCAGCACATGCACTAATAGCACTGGCCAATCCTATATTATCTGGTCGTATGCCACAAATTTGCATTTCCTCAAAAGTTCGGAGAGCCTCTAGGCAAAAGTCATGCTGTGCATAACCAGCAATCATAGCAGTCCAAGAGACAACATCTTTCTCAGTGAGTCTTTCAAGAATTTCCTTAGCCATTGCAAGGTTACCACATTTGGAGTACATATCTATGAGTACACTACTTACATACACATTAAGCTCAAATCCAGTCTTTatagtcaaagtatgaatttgTTCTCCAAGATCAACAGCACCAACATAAGTACAAGTTCTAAGTATACTAGGATATGTATACTGATTAGGCCGCATACCCTCAACTTGCATTTGGTAAAACAGATCAAAAGATTTTCTTAAATCACCCATCTGACCATAAGCCACAAGCATTACATTCCACAAGACTACATTCTCTCTATCAGTTGCATTGAAAAACTCATGGGCAGTTTCTATGTCAGCACATTTCACATAGAGATCAAGCACGGAACCCTCAATAATATAATATGAAGATAATCCAGCTTTAAGCACATAAGAGTGTAGCTGTTTTCCTCTTTGAACATCTCCAATAGAACCACAAGCAGTGAGAAGGCCTGAAATTGTGACAGAATCAGGTTTTAAGCCTAACCACTGCATCTGTTCAAATATTCTTAAAGCACTTTCACTATTTCCATTTCGTGCATGTCCAGAGATCAGGGTGTTGTAAGTAACTCTATCATGACATGGCATCTCACTGAATATTTTTTCTGCCAGTGTAAGGCTGCCACACCGTGAGTATAATGTGACAAGAGCATTGCCCACAAAAGTTTCTGAGCAGAAGCCTTGCTTAATCACTTGGGCATGGATCAGCTCTCCGTGTTCAAAGAGATCAGACTTTGTGCAAGCACTGAGAACACCGGACAGAACATATGGAGTAGGGAGAATTCCAGAATGGTGCATTCCATTATAAAGACGAAGAGCTTCAGCTCCAAAACCGTTTTGCGAAAACCCAGACACCATAGCAACCCATGAAACGTTGTCTTTCAACCATAACTCTTCAAATACTACTCTAGCTGAATCTATATACCCATTTTTGGAGTATAAATCAATCAAAGGATTACCAACGTTGGAATCACCAGAAAAGCCATACTTTATTATCTTCGCATGAATCTGTTGCACAACATGCCAATATCTGTCATGTCCACTACATGCTCTCAGGGCAATGGCAATGGTGATAGGATCAGGATGTCCACACTGCCCCACCATTCTAGTAAAAAAAGTGAGAACTTTGTGGTGCTCTTTCCTCTCAAGAAAACCCGCAATCATTCGGTTCCACGAAGCAACACCTCTATGAGACATATCATCAAACAACTTGATCGCATCTCGAACTTCACCGAACGCCAGATACAAAGCTATTAAACGATTGCACAAGTGGTCTTCTCCATGGAATGCCAGCTTCAGGATCCTCGAATGGATCCACCTAGCATCGAACAAAGAACCTGAATTCAAAATCCGGCCAAGCAGTGAAGCATAAGTACTACAATCAGCACGAGCACCGCGATCCACCACGTTAAGAACCGAAAAGACATCTCTTTTAGGCAATGCCTCCATCTTGCGGCCTTCAGTCTCTCCGTCAGAGGATTCATCGATCTCGTGGCAGACCGCATAGCGGCTGTATCGAGCGAGGCCGACTCTGTCAACTTTTCCAACAAAAAGCTGCAATTTTTCAATAGAAAGAGGGAGTCACAAGTTACAAATAGTGGATGGAATTCGCCAAGAGATGGGAAGAGCGACTAACCACCTTAAAGATCCGATCTTTTGGGAAGAGCGAAGTCGAGCAGAGTGggcgagggagaagaagagatgaTGATGCCGCGGGCATAAGTCTCGAGTGTTGGTGTGAGACAGTGAGGTTGGCTACTGCGAAGGCTCCTCCGCATGGATGGATGGAAGGAGGGAGGCGACTTCATATTGGCTTCTTCTTTTAGGCCATATGGGAATTAATTTTGGTTTTACTTTTGAgtagttttctttcttttatcgatttaattaagaatattttatattgattcttttttattcaaaaatattttttccaaatAAATATTTCCTTAATCGAAGAAAGATACGAGTTTTACTTCTATTGCACTCTAtgcacaaaaaaaaagagagaattttttttttttgaggaacGAAAGCGAACATTTTTCATAAAAATACGAGATATATTTACTTTTTTacgtaataaatttaatttaacataaaTATCATAAGAGActaaaaaagagaacttgctgacATTAATTTGATCATATGCAAATCAATGTTTAgactctaatatatatatatatatatacatatctcctAAATTAAACATAACAAAAAGTCAAATGGTCGatgaaaatataagaaaatttcaGGGATTTAAGATGGAGTGCTTAGCCTCAGTTTATTGGCAAATGAGAGTAATATCTAGAAGGATTTAAATAtttgaaataatatataaaaatttgaATATTTGGAGCGATGTGTATACCACATTAAAAATTGGAGAGGTAAATGTCCTGTTTTGAGTCGTCATCTTGTACTCTTCGTCCTCCTATCGGAGTTCTTGGACTGTCGGATCCGGATCCGAAACCATATCCGATTCGAATCCAGGTAATTTGGTTCGGGCCATCGGCTATCGGTCCGGTCCGGCCAAAGTGTCGAGGCTGCACTATTTTGACCGGCCTACCCCTCTGCTTCTTGGCTTTCGATCTCTGAACTTGTCACGTGGTATACGAGGCTATATCTGACATTTCATCCCCAAGTTCGCCTTCTTCTATGTTTCTTTGTTGTTCGTCCAATCGGAATCTGCCTTCGTCGTGACGATCGAGGTGTGCACGGAAAGATTCGGACTCGATGTTGATCTCGGCGAAgccctcgtcgattccgtcgtcCTGCCCCCTTGTGCCGCGCAGTGGCGGACGGACGCTGAGGTTTTGGATCAAAGGGAACGAGTTCGCGGAGAAATTTCGCTCCTTTTCCGTCCATCCGTTCATTCTGCGCTGCGATTTCGCTCGGGTTAGGGTTTCGGGCCTTCGATTCTTATGTTTTTTGATGATTTGGTGAGTTCAGGAACGGATTTGCGAGGAAATTTAGGCTCTTATGCCGTCTAATGAGATTGTGCTTTGCTAATTTCACATGTCTATGTTTAATTTTCTTCTTGTGGTGTTCTGATGCGAAAGTTGAATGTAAGTAGCATGAAGGTCGCGATTTATCTGCCTTTAGTTTCGGAATTAGACGGATAACACCTTAGTTGCAAGATATGAACGAATGTTATAGCAAACGAGTGTTTGAGCAGTGAGCATGGTTAGTGGATAACTATTAGTTCAGATGATGTTTGCTGCCTATTTTGTGAAGACAAAGGTCAGGAGTAGATTAGCATGAGCTCATGCTAAACCGTGTGGATGTTACAGTACAAAAGTTTAAGGAACTTAGGAAGGAATGGCCAAGAAGAATTTGTAAAGGTCGCCATGGATGGTTAGGAGAGAGCTGCTTAGTTTGGTATGGTTCAACTAGTTTCTGTCTGAGTATTCTGCTAAGAGAAGTCTTTAACAACATACTTATGAGGGCAATTGTTTCTTTGCAATTGTCAACTTTGTccaaatttattaaaattatttaggtACTTATGAATTGTCAGTGGTTGTCCAATCATACTTATGAATTCattttaaattgaaacaaaagagAATATATTACTTCTAGGTGTAGTAGTACTTGGCCAAATCTGTCTTTATATCCAAATGAGACGCATCCCTATTTGTATTTGTCTTCGATTATCCAGAATCTTTATGATACAAATATGGATATGAATTGAGATAATACAAGTACTTGGCCAAATCAGTGTTTATATCCAAATGGGACAGATCCCTATTTGTATTTGTTTACCATTACTAGTTGCCCTCATAAGTATGTAAACTAGTACCTAAATAACTTAACCAACATACTTGTTTCAACTTAaccttttctttctttgcaaTTGTCAACTTTGTCCAAACATTACTAATGGTTAGAATTAGCCTAAATGGTTAATTGGGTGATGCTGTTAGGTTGGAAAGAATATGCTATTTTTTATCAAATAGGAAACATGGGAGGAAATTGTTCTCCTGAAGAAAGGGTTAGTCTCCATCGATTTTGGTTATCCTGATGCAAATTTGAGAAAGTAGGCAAAGATTGAGGTTTTGTACTAATAATGCTTGCTCAGTTTTGATGTATTTACATGCATGCACGTCCTTCTGATATTGCCACCTATCCTTGTCAAAGAACCTTCTAATAACGTAATGTTTACAAATATTCGGTTTTGTGTATATCACATACTAAAATTTTAAGTGAAATTTAGAATTTATAATTGAACTTAGATTTTTACCCAAACCTTATATCAGCTGAGTGGAACACAAGTTGATTTGTTATGCTGGTTAAGATTAAGATTTCCATAGTCTTGGAAAAGGTTAAAACTTTCTACTCCATCATGTCTATAGACTCTATACCACAGCAACAGTAAGGAGTGATCTGGATATTAGTATGTTGTCTCCCTTGCTATTGTGTAAAATTTCATATGGTTCTAAactttattttttcttgtgtcaCAGATCAAATCTAGTTCTGTACATGATTTGCGGAGGTGTAAAAGCAATCTTGAATCCTTGTTCTGTTATGACAAGTCCTTTACCGAAGAGGATATTGAGCAGCCTGTTGGTTTGTCTGTGGAGAAAAAGGAAATAGGGAATAACCCACCTTGCACTATATGTGAAGTAAAAGGTGTTGTGCTATGTTCTACATGTGCAGGCTCAGGTTTATATGTTGATTCGATACTGGAGAGCCAAGGCATCATTGTGAAAGTTAAATGCCTAGGTAAAGCTACTCTTTTCACTATTCTCACATTGCTCCTGTCAAGTAAGTTCGATTTGGGTTAGTCATGCAAAACAGTTGAATTAAACTCTCAATTAAGAATTATTGAAAAGTATCATCCAGAAGTGTTATTACACGTGGAATTTGAATATTTAATTTTACCATTTTCACCATGGATGGTTCCTCAATTGATATTTACATAGTTCCTTTCATAATTAGTATGTTTAACAGCTTGCTTTGCAGTAACGGTCTTAGTCATGTGAAACAGTTGAATTAAATTCTCGATTAAGATCGATTGAAAAGCATCATCCAGAAGTGTTATTATATGTGGAATTTGAATAATTAATTTTACCATTTTCACCATGGATGTTTCGTTTGGTGATATTCATGTAGTTCCTTTTATGTTTCTTATGTTTCAGCTTTGCAATAAAAAGGCTCAATGAGAAAGTGCCTCCAAAATCATTATGATCTTTCAGTAATTAAATCTTCTATTATTTTGTTGGCCTTTGTGGTCTGCCAGTGTATGTCTTCTAGCTTAATAACTTATGCACCATGCTCTGATATTTACGATTTCTTCAAACAGTACCAAATGTGGTTGCTACTTCTAGTATTAATCTTCATTTGTAAGGTATAGCAACATAGAATTAGTTGTTCACTAACAATGCTGCTTTATACTGTAATGTACTGACTGTGCAACTATCGGCCAATGGCATTGCATTAGTTTCTTACCTACGGTTACATTATCTGCCAACTCTTGCTCCGACTATGTCGGTTCATATGCTTTAGTTCAGTTCACTTCTGTGATACACGATCTTTACGTAATGTAGGTTGTGGAGGCACCGGGAACATCATGTGCTCAAAATGTGGAGGGCGTGGTCATGTTGAAATTCACTAGGAATGCAGGTTTCCTTCAACTTTTGGTCCGTGTAATTGATCCTGAAATACCCTATCTCCGTTTATCAGTTAATAGTAAAGATGTTTAAATGGACATTTCACATATCGAAAGTATCTAAACTAATCATGCCCCTGTATTTCTTTACCAAAATGGCTCGATCTTCATGACTGGGCCATATAAAGCTACTGTTATAACTTGTTATTTGTTCACGGACCAAATTGATGCTGCCTTGTTGAATTTGGTAGAGAGAAACATCTCACTCTCATACCAGTGTTCATCATTGGATCTCTCAAAAGTTTAGGTGGGAGTAAGCCTAATGTGCTGAAGTTGCATTAAAATCTTCGATGCCCTTTATAAACTTATTTTGGTAATGTTCTATGTGTAACCTTTTCTTAACTAAAGTTGTTGACAAGGTTTTGCCATATTCTTGCGGATGTCCATTGAGTCGTATGCAGACTCTCTCGTGTTCACATAGTGCAGTTACCAGCATCTGATTATGGGTAGTAATGGTGTTTTAGTCAGTATCTCGGCAAGATTATTAAGCCATGATCATAGCTCACTTTTTTGCGAATACAGTTGAATCCCCATTGCATGTACATGTGCATGGATGCCTCATGATCCTGCTTCCTGCTACGTGACATTCTTGCACTTTTCTCAGGTACACGAGAAATGGCTTCTCTCTCGACCGTCGGAGAGTCGGACGTGGTACGGATTTACAGGCGCATGAGAATCGTGGAACTAATGATTGATTTTTCCTTAGAGGTAAATACTGGATCGAAAGTCAGGAAAGGACGAACATTACCACTCATGTTATTTGATCTTTGGACAATTTGGATCTGCGGAGGTGTCAAACTCGAGATGATTGCAGCTGCCTTAGTCGCTCAGGTATGCAGGAGCCCAACTGCTCGTTCTGCGGGTTCTCGGCGAAGGCCACATGGTAGGCCGCCACGCAGGCCTGCGGCCACGCCATCGCGATCCGCGTCTGCGAAACCATGGCGGTAAGAATCGATGAATTGTAAGAGCTGAACGCCTTTTCTTTAGAGGTTGCAGCCTTACCATGAAATAGCCGATGATGAAGGCATAGACTGTGACATCCGTTACATGGCCTCTGTGCGCCGCCAGTGACCAGGATCCTGCAACCAAGGCCGAGACGCCGCCGCCGGCTACCCCGCAGAGGAAGCAGAAGGGCCCCGTGAGGTCCAGGTCGATCAGCTGCCCCATTCCCTGCTTGATGAACATGTCCCATACCTCCGCCGACGCATTCCCCAGCCACTTGCCGTGTGCCCCGACGTAGACGAACCCCCACCTGTTCCCGCTCGTCACCAGCCGGTCAGCGACGCCCATGAAGCAGCTGGCGCATGAGAACAGGAACTCGTCCGAGTCGCCGACGACCAGGCCCATCGCCTGCGCCATACCCTGGACCGCCACTACGGTCGGGACCACGGCCGAGCCGTAGCACACGTCGCCAAGCACGCGCTTGGCGGTGGCGTCGAAGGCCGCCGCCACGGCTGCATCGGTCCCGCTTGCGAACTTCGTGTAGGCTAGTTGAGCCACCGCGACGAGGACCGCGTACCGGATGGCCTGCATCGTCCATGCGAGGCTTAGCAGCAGTAGCAGCACGTACAGTGGAGCGAGCCGCGAGTCGTCGTTGGCTGCAACGCCGCCGGCGCCCAGCGTCCAGAAGGAGAAGTAAACGAAGGCTGTGAGGAGCGCGAGCGCAACGTACTTGGCCAGCATGAGATTGGGTGGGACGGCTGCGACGGAGGCGGAAAGGATCTCGTAGGCATGGTGAAGGCGGCGAGTGATCCAACAGCCGTACAGTGACTGCACCAGAGCAATGGCCAGGGCGAGCACCCCGAAGGCCAGGCTGTAACCGCCATCGTCGGTCAGGAGGAGCACGGCGACAGCACAAGCGAGGGACGGGGAGAGCCAGAGGGAGGCCTTGAGGGCTTTGGCTGGGCGATGGAGGACGAAGAGCAACCAGAGAAGGGCGACGAgggtggaggcggcggcggaggtgaGGAGGGGCGTGAACCAGTGGTCCGCATGGAATGCTGGGTTCCTGGCAAGGAAGCCACGAATGCAGAGGATGATGATGAGGATGGCGGCGGCGACGAGGTGCGCAAAGAAGAGGAGCGTAGCGAGCCTGCGGGCGAAGTTGGCGCTGGGCCGTCTGTGGTTTAAATCAACTGCATCAGCCTGAGAACGGGAAAAGACGTGTAGTTCAGAAGCAAGAAAACAGTGCTTACAATATAATTAGTTTCCAAATTGTATAAATAAGACCATTTCATACTATTTCTCACTTTATCCGACGCAATTGAAAGTTTGAAGTTTGattttataaatctaatgcttagaaGATCTTTAGCTTGATAGTGATGTAACTTAAAATTCATCTTGATTTCAAATTTTCATCTGATATGTTTTAGAAATGTACTGTTACAAGATAATGAAGGCTTAGTGATGCCCTGCCAAACATTGCTGAATAATTTTGAATAAGATGTGACATTGCTTATTTATTGATGGTCGATATCAAGTCACTTCAAGTGGGGCAAAAGAATCTCTTCCAAACTAATCAGAGCAAAAAAGACTAGCAAGACTCGAATTAAAAATGACCTAACAAATCCAGTTCCAAGAAATAACAACAACAGGTCCCAGTTGGAGTAGGTCTCTGCTCTAACTGCTCGACCTAATGATTTCTGAGCGGTCAATCTTCGGAACAAGTGGCCTTACTGCTAATTGGATATAGAACAAGGGCATGCCATAAATTGCATTCCAACTTTTGGGAAGGGAGAAGAATTGCTGTAACATTCGGTACGAGAGGCCAAGTTTGCAGCAGAGAAGTACTCGAGGAGAATaaatccaatccaatccaatccaatcgCAAAAAGCATCATGCAGCTTAATTCAGTTGCATCAACCTCGTAAGAGAATAAAACATTTTGTAGACAGCAAAACTACGAAGCATCATGCTTCATGAGTTCTCTCGGATCAAAACCCACCTCATTAATAACTCGGGAAGACCAGAGTTGACTGGAGGAGTCATGCAATTTGCTAATTGCTACTTGGGATGGTCGATCAATCATGGAACAGAAAGCTAGGCAAAAGAGAAGATTGATCAACCATTCATGAGCGAATGGTTTGACCAAACATGTGGAACAGCTTACTTCCATCCTATCGACGACACAGATGTCCATCCATCCATGGAGATATTTACATAAGCCTAACCATTCGACATCTAAGTGTTGGTGCAAGACAATGAAATAGTACTTCGATAGAGAGAAGAAGTTACTTGGAGTTCTGTATAAACTAAACGAAATCAGATCAAGCTACCCGCGGCAATCGAAAAGTTGAAATGTTTTAGCAACAAAAGAAACAGCAAAAAAGAGTAGGTAAGCTGAGATGATGATGAATTAGATGTAACAAATCCAAACTGGACAAAAGAAACAAGGGAAAAAGTTGGAGCAGATCTCGCTACCACCACCGACGATAAACTGCTTAACCCAATCTCATCGCAGTAGATGAATTCCCCTACTACTCAGTCTGAGAGACCAAGTTCGGATCGGAAAATCAAATCACCAAAAGGCGATAAAGAAATCATTAAATCGCCACAAGCAGAAACAAAGATCAAAACGAAAATTATCAGTTCCTCACCTGCGTAGGCGCTATCTGATTGATTCGCGTGATGGTATTA
Above is a genomic segment from Musa acuminata AAA Group cultivar baxijiao chromosome BXJ3-4, Cavendish_Baxijiao_AAA, whole genome shotgun sequence containing:
- the LOC135635744 gene encoding pentatricopeptide repeat-containing protein At4g13650-like isoform X2 → MPAASSSLLLPRPLCSTSLFPKDRIFKLFVGKVDRVGLARYSRYAVCHEIDESSDGETEGRKMEALPKRDVFSVLNVVDRGARADCSTYASLLGRILNSGSLFDARWIHSRILKLAFHGEDHLCNRLIALYLAFGEVRDAIKLFDDMSHRGVASWNRMIAGFLERKEHHKVLTFFTRMVGQCGHPDPITIAIALRACSGHDRYWHVVQQIHAKIIKYGFSGDSNVGNPLIDLYSKNGYIDSARVVFEELWLKDNVSWVAMVSGFSQNGFGAEALRLYNGMHHSGILPTPYVLSGVLSACTKSDLFEHGELIHAQVIKQGFCSETFVGNALVTLYSRCGSLTLAEKIFSEMPCHDRVTYNTLISGHARNGNSESALRIFEQMQWLGLKPDSVTISGLLTACGSIGDVQRGKQLHSYVLKAGLSSYYIIEGSVLDLYVKCADIETAHEFFNATDRENVVLWNVMLVAYGQMGDLRKSFDLFYQMQVEGMRPNQYTYPSILRTCTYVGAVDLGEQIHTLTIKTGFELNVYVSSVLIDMYSKCGNLAMAKEILERLTEKDVVSWTAMIAGYAQHDFCLEALRTFEEMQICGIRPDNIGLASAISACAGIRAIKQGLQIHAQSCISGYATDISIGNSLINLYARCGRIMDAYSVFKIVEVKDEISWNGLISGFAQSGNCEEALKVFELMDKSGIEANLFTFGSALSAAANMADIKQGKQIHARIIKTGYDSEIEAGNALVSLYAKCGCIEDAKIEFFGMPERNEVSWNAMITGYSQHGHGRDALKLFEQMKQEKFKPNHVTFIGVLAACSHVGLVDEGLDYFRSMREEYGLLPRPDHYACVVDILGRGGWLNRAREFIEEMPIAPDSMVWRTLLSACTVNKNVEIGELAAKHLLDLEPDDSASYVLLSNIYAVSRKWDNRDQVRQMMKDRGVKKEPGRSWIEVKNVVHPFFVGDRLHAQADAIYKFLEELNNRAVEIGYKQDKYYLLHDMEQEQKDPSAYIHSEKLAVAFGLISLSPEIPLRVMKNLRVCHDCHTWMKFVSRIAGRTIVLRDPYRFHHFEGGSCSCGDYW
- the LOC135635744 gene encoding pentatricopeptide repeat-containing protein At4g13650-like isoform X1 — translated: MPAASSSLLLPRPLCSTSLFPKDRIFKVLFVGKVDRVGLARYSRYAVCHEIDESSDGETEGRKMEALPKRDVFSVLNVVDRGARADCSTYASLLGRILNSGSLFDARWIHSRILKLAFHGEDHLCNRLIALYLAFGEVRDAIKLFDDMSHRGVASWNRMIAGFLERKEHHKVLTFFTRMVGQCGHPDPITIAIALRACSGHDRYWHVVQQIHAKIIKYGFSGDSNVGNPLIDLYSKNGYIDSARVVFEELWLKDNVSWVAMVSGFSQNGFGAEALRLYNGMHHSGILPTPYVLSGVLSACTKSDLFEHGELIHAQVIKQGFCSETFVGNALVTLYSRCGSLTLAEKIFSEMPCHDRVTYNTLISGHARNGNSESALRIFEQMQWLGLKPDSVTISGLLTACGSIGDVQRGKQLHSYVLKAGLSSYYIIEGSVLDLYVKCADIETAHEFFNATDRENVVLWNVMLVAYGQMGDLRKSFDLFYQMQVEGMRPNQYTYPSILRTCTYVGAVDLGEQIHTLTIKTGFELNVYVSSVLIDMYSKCGNLAMAKEILERLTEKDVVSWTAMIAGYAQHDFCLEALRTFEEMQICGIRPDNIGLASAISACAGIRAIKQGLQIHAQSCISGYATDISIGNSLINLYARCGRIMDAYSVFKIVEVKDEISWNGLISGFAQSGNCEEALKVFELMDKSGIEANLFTFGSALSAAANMADIKQGKQIHARIIKTGYDSEIEAGNALVSLYAKCGCIEDAKIEFFGMPERNEVSWNAMITGYSQHGHGRDALKLFEQMKQEKFKPNHVTFIGVLAACSHVGLVDEGLDYFRSMREEYGLLPRPDHYACVVDILGRGGWLNRAREFIEEMPIAPDSMVWRTLLSACTVNKNVEIGELAAKHLLDLEPDDSASYVLLSNIYAVSRKWDNRDQVRQMMKDRGVKKEPGRSWIEVKNVVHPFFVGDRLHAQADAIYKFLEELNNRAVEIGYKQDKYYLLHDMEQEQKDPSAYIHSEKLAVAFGLISLSPEIPLRVMKNLRVCHDCHTWMKFVSRIAGRTIVLRDPYRFHHFEGGSCSCGDYW
- the LOC103983087 gene encoding uncharacterized protein LOC103983087 yields the protein MLISAKPSSIPSSCPLVPRSGGRTLRFWIKGNEFAEKFRSFSVHPFILRCDFARIKSSSVHDLRRCKSNLESLFCYDKSFTEEDIEQPVGLSVEKKEIGNNPPCTICEVKGVVLCSTCAGSGLYVDSILESQGIIVKVKCLGCGGTGNIMCSKCGGRGHVEIH
- the LOC135636803 gene encoding uncharacterized protein LOC135636803, whose amino-acid sequence is MGSNSVEISIREAGSRENGRNNTITRINQIAPTQADAVDLNHRRPSANFARRLATLLFFAHLVAAAILIIILCIRGFLARNPAFHADHWFTPLLTSAAASTLVALLWLLFVLHRPAKALKASLWLSPSLACAVAVLLLTDDGGYSLAFGVLALAIALVQSLYGCWITRRLHHAYEILSASVAAVPPNLMLAKYVALALLTAFVYFSFWTLGAGGVAANDDSRLAPLYVLLLLLSLAWTMQAIRYAVLVAVAQLAYTKFASGTDAAVAAAFDATAKRVLGDVCYGSAVVPTVVAVQGMAQAMGLVVGDSDEFLFSCASCFMGVADRLVTSGNRWGFVYVGAHGKWLGNASAEVWDMFIKQGMGQLIDLDLTGPFCFLCGVAGGGVSALVAGSWSLAAHRGHVTDVTVYAFIIGYFMTRIAMAWPQACVAAYHVAFAENPQNEQLGSCIPERLRQLQSSRV